ACCCGCTCACACGCGCGGTGAGCAAGCAGCTCGTCCCCATCTTCGATAAACCGCTGGTGTACTATCCGCTGTCCACGCTGATGCTCGCGGGCATCCGGGACATCCTGGTGATCACTACGCCCCATGAGCAGGACGCGTTCAAGCGCCTGCTGGCAGATGGCGGCGAGGTGGGCCTGCGCATTCAGTATGCGGTACAACCACGGCCCGAGGGGATCGCCCAGGCGTTTCTGATCGGCGCAGAGTTCATCGCCAGGGGGGGCGTCGCCCTGGCTCTGGGTGACAATATCTTCTACGGACAAGGGTTTCCCGAGTCCCTACGCGCGGCAACCACTCGCGTGGTTGGGGCGACGGTGTTCGCCTATCGCGTACGGGACCCGGAGCGTTACGGCGTGGTCCAGTTCGACGCGCAGGGACGGGCAGTCCATTTGGAAGAAAAGCCGGCCAAGCCGCGTTCTTCCTATGCCGTCACCGGCTTATACTTTTACGACCACCAGGTGGTCGACATCGCCCAGGCACTGACGCCATCCGCACGGGGAGAGCTGGAGATCACCGACATCAACCTGGCCTACCTGCGCGCGGGCAGGCTCCACGTCGAAAAGCTCGGCCGCGGCATCGCCTGGCTCGATACCGGGACGCATGAGGCGCTGTTGCAGGCGTCGAATTTCGTGCAGGCGATCGAGGAGCGCCAAGGGCTGAAGGTGGCATGCATAGAAGAGATTGCCTTCCGCATGGGGTACATTACGGCGGCAGATCTGACCCGGCTCGCACGCGCGATGGAGCGCAGCGCGTACGGACAGTACTTACTCAGAATTCTCGACGAGGAGTCGTAACGAAATGAAATTCGTCGAGACGGAGTTGCCGGGGGTCATCGTGATTGAACCGGATGTCCACCGGGACGGCCGCGGTTTTTTCCTGGAAACCTACCACACGCGAAAATACGCCGAGGGCGGCATTCCGGCGACCTTCGTTCAGGATAATCATTCGCGCTCGGTCCGGGGAACGCTCCGCGGGTTGCACGCGCAGCGTCGCCACCCACAGGGCAAGCTGGTGCGCGTTCTCCAGGGCGAGATCTTCGATGTCGTCGTCGATATCCGTCGCGGGTCGCCAACGTTCGGCCGCTGGATCGGCGTCAATCTCTCCGCCGAAAACTTTCGCCAGTGCTACATCCCGCCGAACTTTGCCCATGGTTTCTGCGTCACCAGCGACTGGGCGGAGTTCGAATACAAGTGCACCGACTTTTATGACCCGGCAGACGAGATCCGAGTGCTGTGGAACGACCCCGACCTCGGGATTGGCTGGCCGGTGTCCGCCCCGCTCTTGTCGGAGAAGGACCGTGCCGCGCAACCCCTGACGGCACTCATGGATCGCTTGCCGGCCTGCAGACCGGATTCTCAATAGAGAACCATTGCCAGCGGGCAGTCGCGCCGGCCGCGCCTGCGGACGGGGCCGACGCCAGCTGCGCCGCGCCTTCGATAATTTGGTGAAGAATGCAGTGGAAGCCCATTGAGCCAGGCTCTGGACAAATGATCATCAAGGTCGGTGTTCTCACGCCCACCAACGTGCGTATCTCGATTGCGGGTGCCGATCCCAGAATTCCGGAAACGGAGGACGTCTTGCACCTGTTCGAGACCACGAAAGCGCACGGCTCAGGCCTCGGCCTTACCATTGCTAGAGATAGTGCTGGCCCAGGAGGCAGCATTGCGTTTGTCGCTAGACAGCCACACGGCACGATCTTCCACGTTGACCTTCCGCTTCACGAGGGCGGCATGTAAGGACATTCGCGTCCTCATCGTCGATACCGACGAGTGTTTTCGCAACGGGCTTGCCGAGAACTTGCGCGACGACGGACACGAGGTGCGTGAGTACGCGACGGTCAGCGAGGTGCCGCCGCTCGCGACCTTGGGGGAGATCACCGCCGCCGTCCTGGACTTCTCCGTAGCGAGCGCCGACCGCCTCGCCTTGGCTGACGCGCTACATCGCAAGTATCCGGCGGCGGCGGTCATCATCATCCCGGCGTACGAATCGGATGGCAAGGAGACGGAGGCCGCAGCGCGTCCCTTTCTCCATGTGCAGTTCCGGTCCTTGGATTACGGCGTGCTCCACGATCTCATTCATCGCTTGTGCCGCCGCCAGCGGGGCTAAGGCGCCCCCGCCGACGGCCCACGCCGGCTCTTGACTGCGTCCGTACATCCACTAAAAGCAGAAACGCTCCGACGGGGAGGAATACTTATGCAGAGAGTGAGAATGCACGCCGCCCTCGCCGCTGTGATGCTAGCGGCGGCGTTGCTTGGAACACGGGTGCAAGCGGACCTGTCCGCCGCGGTAAAAGCCGATCTCGCCACCAGCAAGTACGTGTACATCGCCACGACGCGGAAGGACGGCAGCTTCGGCAAACCTGCAGAGATATGGTTCTTGTACCATAATGGAGCCGTTTACGTGGCCTCGCCACCCACCGCCTGGCGCGTGCGCCGGATCAAGGCCGGACGAGCCCAGGCCAAAATTGCAGTCGGCAAGCCCGACGGCCCGTCGTTCATGGCTACCGGAGCCCTGGTGAACGAGCCGGATGTCTATCCGACGCTGTTCGACACCTACGCCAAGAAGTACCCTGACGGCTGGCCCAAATTCGAGGAGAAATTCCGCAGCGGGCTCAAAGACGGCAGCCGTGTCCTGATCAAATTCACGCCGAAGGACAGTTGATGAGCGGGAATCGAGCCCCGAGAATCAACGAAAGGAGACATCTGTGAGCGATCCTGCAACCCTTGAAGCCCTCCAACGTCGCGCCAAAAACCTGCGCCGGCACATCGTAGCCGTCGCCGGGGCATATATGGCCCACCTCGGAGGCGCCATGTCCTGCGCCGACATCATGGCCGCACTCTTCTTCGATTTTCTGCGCGTCGAGGAAACGGGGCGCGTGCCCCGCGGCGGCCGCCCCGATCATTTCTTACTGAGCAAAGGGCACGCCGTCAGCGCGCTGCACGCTTGCATGGTGGAGCTGGGCAAAATCAAGGCGGCGGAATTGCCGCTCTCCGGCCAGTCGGGCAGTCGTCTGGGAGGCCACCCGACGCACAAAGCGCCCGGCGTCGAGTTTGCCACCGGCTCATTG
The genomic region above belongs to Candidatus Binatia bacterium and contains:
- the rfbA gene encoding glucose-1-phosphate thymidylyltransferase RfbA, which gives rise to MKGILLAGGSGTRLHPLTRAVSKQLVPIFDKPLVYYPLSTLMLAGIRDILVITTPHEQDAFKRLLADGGEVGLRIQYAVQPRPEGIAQAFLIGAEFIARGGVALALGDNIFYGQGFPESLRAATTRVVGATVFAYRVRDPERYGVVQFDAQGRAVHLEEKPAKPRSSYAVTGLYFYDHQVVDIAQALTPSARGELEITDINLAYLRAGRLHVEKLGRGIAWLDTGTHEALLQASNFVQAIEERQGLKVACIEEIAFRMGYITAADLTRLARAMERSAYGQYLLRILDEES
- the rfbC gene encoding dTDP-4-dehydrorhamnose 3,5-epimerase → MKFVETELPGVIVIEPDVHRDGRGFFLETYHTRKYAEGGIPATFVQDNHSRSVRGTLRGLHAQRRHPQGKLVRVLQGEIFDVVVDIRRGSPTFGRWIGVNLSAENFRQCYIPPNFAHGFCVTSDWAEFEYKCTDFYDPADEIRVLWNDPDLGIGWPVSAPLLSEKDRAAQPLTALMDRLPACRPDSQ